A single window of Liolophura sinensis isolate JHLJ2023 chromosome 6, CUHK_Ljap_v2, whole genome shotgun sequence DNA harbors:
- the LOC135467914 gene encoding uncharacterized protein LOC135467914 yields the protein MEMDVGLKNAESRLTGTESLEFAGIEAHDVGSLLEQFEEASQSSEDSSQPSATNTFTRIPERKAAVREAAPIHKVRATNYVSEKLKCGTKRKGAILLPMGVPCGRGSRQSAAIPVHCSSPKLQKILHKTSSLAEQQPPSDTAVKASSPPTSSSSDGEVSSSYYDDISDHDYCQNFPHSAAPPNTSEKKIENEVNPPRNVVLSSSVPDTSSQQVLQLHDPESSVFSVTFKKCSADNKGVLKEKFTNLKHKITHKEYKHRHRNYRKKEERVEFPEDSGQFFDKIPSYISNLSRPTKPPKKDQKNDKDQPSCGMKVTDFIQREISPSVHSHSEVYNKLPAYHNCFINSTKYDSSSASNSLSMVEAVKLENAKYPWDRLRDNLNRENPGSRSQSPLLMLESRYESKSREISRSRSSSRHSSRSRSACSTRSPSSHSSRSRSRSRGRSRRSRRRPRRRERGHSYSSYSSVSSDSDWSYCSRSRSCSRDRYYSRSYSRGSSRSHSRSPSRHRHKSRRNASYERRKEERQKLREEEKKRQIEERRIVYVGKIPDTFTRKQLRARFDRFGEIEETSVHFRENGDNYGFVTYAYTCDAYAAIENGNKIAGEQPFDLCFGGRREFCSTDYADLDGQAEEEEESFSMMRKPAVLDFDQLLNEARRKLKK from the exons CCTCTCAGTCATCAGAAGACAGTAGTCAGCCAAGTGCGACAAACACCTTTACAAGGATCCCAGAGAG gaAAGCTGCGGTGAGGGAAGCTGCCCCGATTCATAAGG ttCGAGCTACAAACTACGTCTCTGAAAAGTTAAAATGTGGGACAAAGAGGAAAGGTGCTATATTACTGCCCATGGGGGTTCCATGTGGAAGGGGCAGCAGGCAGTCTGCAGCCATACCTGTTCACTGCTCTTCTCCTAAACTACAAAAAATACTCCACAAAACGTCCAGCTTAGCAGAACAGCAACCTCCAAGCGATACAGCTGTGAAGGCAAGCTCGCCACCAACCAGTTCCTCGTCAGATGGTGAAGTCAGTAGTTCCTATTATGATGACATATCAGACCATGATTATTGTCAGAACTTCCCACATTCTGCAGCTCCACCAAATACCtcagaaaagaaaattgaaaacgAGGTTAATCCTCCCAGAAATGTAGTGCTTTCATCCAGTGTTCCTGACACCAGTAGTCAGCAGGTTCTTCAGCTGCACGATCCAGAAtcttctgtgttcagtgtgacATTCAAAAAGTGTTCAGCAGATAACAAAGGTGTGCTCAAGGAAAAGTTCACAAACCTCAAACACAAAATCACGCATAAAGAATACAAACATAGACATCGTAACTACCgaaagaaagaggaaagagtGGAGTTCCCAGAGGATAGTGGCCAGTTCTTCGACAAGATACCTTCCTACATCAGCAATCTGTCTCGCCCGACAAAACCACCGAAGAAAGATCAGAAAAACGACAAAGATCAACCAAGTTGTGGCATGAAAGTGACAGACTTCATTCAGCGCGAGATTTCACCTTCTGTGCACAGCCACTCAGAAGTGTACAACAAATTACCAGCCTATCACAATTGTTTCATCAATAGTACTAAATACGACAGTTCCTCTGCCTCTAACTCCTTGTCTATGGTGGAGGCTGTGAAGCTAGAGAATGCCAAATACCCGTGGGATCGCTTGCGAGACAATCTGAACCGTGAGAATCCCGGCAGTCGTAGTCAGTCCCCACTGCTGATGCTGGAGAGCAGGTACGAGTCCAAGTCCCGGGAGATCTCGCGGTCACGCTCCAGTTCACGGCACTCATCAAGGTCAAGGAGTGCATGTAGCACTCGCTCCCCCTCGTCACACAGCTCAAGGTCAAG GTCACGTTCTCGTGGTAGGAGCCGACGTAGCAGGAGGCGCCCGAGGAGACGTGAACGTGGCCACTCTTACTCCTCGTACTCCAGTGTTAGTTCTGACTCGGACTGGTCCTACTGCTCCAG GTCGCGCAGTTGTTCACGAGATCGCTACTATTCTCGCTCGTACTCCAGAGGGTCATCACGCTCCCATTCAAGGTCACCATCCAGACACAGGCATAAATCCAG AAGAAACGCATCTTATGAAAGGCGTAAAGAAGAGCGACAGAAGTTGAGAGAAGAGGAGAAAAAGAGACAGATA GAGGAACGTAGGATTGTGTACGTAGGCAAGATTCCAGACACATTCACCAGAAAACAATTACGAGCCAGATTTGACAGGTTTGGAGAAATTGAAGAAACCAGTGTGCATTTCAGGGAGAATGG GGATAACTACGGGTTTGTGACATACGCATACACTTGTGATGCCTATGCTGCTATTGAAA atGGTAACAAGATCGCTGGAGAGCAGCCATTTGACCTGTGTTTTGGGGGACGACGCGAATTTTGTTCTACAGATTATGCTGATCTGG ATGGTCAAGCAgaggaggaagaggagagcTTCTCCATGATGAGAAAACCTGCTGTGCTGGACTTCGATCAACTTCTTAATGAAGCAAGGCGGAAATTGAAGAAATAG